A genomic window from Gossypium hirsutum isolate 1008001.06 chromosome D10, Gossypium_hirsutum_v2.1, whole genome shotgun sequence includes:
- the LOC121222077 gene encoding uncharacterized protein, translating into MTIPPFQGKNDPESYLEWEKKMELVFECHNYSENKKVKLAAIEFSDYVIVWWDQLVTSRRRNRERPISTWAEMKAVMHKRFVPSYYHRELYQRLQILTQGNRSVEDYYKDMEIAMIRADVEEDLEKQIETEGPTRTYPTTSANKWAQGTSKAPNRLNEPFVAAKPNQPSGENSKNKTRLFRVILVISSVLSVKEEATLRVNVLIDE; encoded by the exons ATGACTATTCCACCATTTCAAGGAAAGAATGATCCCgaatcttacttggagtgggaaaagaagatggAACTCGTCTTCGAGTGCCATAACTATTCAGAAAATAAGAAGGTAAAGCTCGCCGCCATTGAATTCTCGGATTATGTGATCGTGTGGTGGGATCAATTGGTGACTAGCCGAAGAAGGAATAGGGAGAGGCCTATCTCTACGTGGGCTGAAATGAAGGCTGTCATGCACAAGCGTTTTGTTCCCTCCtactaccatcgggagttgtaccaacgaTTGCAAATTCTCACTCAAGGCAACCGAAGCGTCGAGGACTACTATAAAGACATGGAAATCGCTATGATAAGAGCCGACGTGGAggaggatc ttgaaaagCAAATTGAAACAGAAGGACCCACGCGGACATATCCAACGACTTCTGCCAACAAGTGGGCTCAAGGGACTAGCAAAGCTCCTAATCGGCTTAATGAGCCTTTTGTTGCTGCCAAACCCAATCAACCAAGTGGtgaaaatagcaaaaataaaacGAGGTTGTTTCGAGTCATTCTCGTGATATCAAGTGTTTTAAGTGTCAAGGAAGAGGCCacattgcgagtcaatgtcctaATCGACGAGTGA